tttaaaaaaaagtaaaaaataaacaaaaacaaatattactgTTCGGTGAGGATTTTCGATAAGAATCCTATGTGGCCGTAGAACGTTCCAATTTTATAtgacaaatatatatacttattaactaaaaataataattctcaaaattatcttaaaaaaagaattacatCCCCAATCCCtataacttattttttataaactaatGGAAGGTTTTAAATTTGGTAGGTTCCATTATATGGCAATGGCTGACAACAGGCAAAGATTCATGCCCCTCCCAGATGACCGATTGCCCAAGAGAGGTCAGGCCCTGGCCTACCCAGAGGCAGTCTTACTTGTTAACCCGGTGGAGCCCGAACTCAAGGGAGaggtactttttcttttttctttggttttttttttttttgttgttattgtttgTCGTTTGTTTACTCTCAACAACCCTTTACAATGTCTACATGCACCATTTCTTTACACGACACCTTACACCATTCAGTAGAGTAGAATGGCACACGACTATCACATCAAAAAGAAGGTTTCCTTGGGTGTTTGGTTTGGTTGATAGGTGGATGACAAGTACCAATACTCGAGTAATAACGAAAACATTCGGGTTCATGGGTGGATCTCCACCAATACTGACCCGCCTATGGGATTCTGGCAAATTACACCCAGCAACGAGTTCCGATCTGGTGGCCCACTCAAGCAGAACCTGACCTCACATGTGGGTCCCACCACGCTCGCCGTaagctctctttctttttcaactgAACTTAAAGGTAGTGATACTGTAATAGACTTATCCCGCATATGAAAAGTTATATTCTCCAATCGATATATAGATTTTAGAATATAtggattaaaatattaatatggtataatttaaaatttataaaataaatcttaactTTTtagcatataaatataaaatgtttatgaCTAGGTTGTTCTTAgataatataatgaaaaatattgctactgttattttaaattttgtcgaCATATGTTTGGTAGCGATGGCCTAAACTTGTCTTACACCTAAGCGCATAAATGTCTGCATAGTTCGACGAGTGCAAGCATTCATATATGTCTACTCTTCATTCTGTCGAGACTTCTTCCAAAATTCATTTAAGAATTTATTAGAAGACTCGTGAGGTTTTTTGACTATAtgattattcttaatttaaaatgttgTTGATAGATGTTTCTAAGTGCACATTACTCCGGAGAGGATCTGGTGCCAAAATTTGGAGCCGGCGAACTATGGAAAAAGGTTTTCGGTCCTGTTTTTATGTACGTTAACTCTGGATACGTTGGAGACGACCCACTTCAGCTATGGGAGGAGGCCAAAACGCAGGTTTAATTCAATTACCACGGCATTAATTTCTatttaacataaatattttaacaaccTTTTGATGATCTGAACGAAATGCGAATACAAATCGACGTTATAGATGATGATTGAAGTTCAAAGTTGGCCATATACCTTCCCTGTTTCCGAGGATTTTCCCAAGTCCGACAAACGGGGTAACGTTAGAGGTCGGCTTCTTGTCCGAGACAGGTAGGCGCGCGGCCTTGCTGCTTTACTTGGCTTTCAGCCTTTCAACTTCAACATTGAACATCGAGCGTTAATGTGTatctacattaataatattgtgtACGTAGTTACATAAGCAGTGACTATATATCTGCAATTGGCGCTTATGTTGGGTTGGCGCCTCCTGGAGACGCTGGATCGTGGCAAAGAGAGTGCAAGGTGACtggtttatttttctaaatcatGAGTACGAGGTTTGGGGCTTGTAAACTACCCATAAACCAATGCCTAATTTGCTCTAAATTCTAATTAATCGTTACTCCACATTATATAGGACTATCAATTTTGGACCAACGCAGACGAGGATGGCTATTTTCTCATCAGCGACATACGCATTGGGGACTATAATCTTTATGCATGGATCCCGGGGTATATCGGGGACTACAAATACGATGTTGTTGTTAGCATAACCGAAGGTATAATTTCTTCCTCAGTTTCGATTGTATTGACCATTTCTTCATTCTGGTACGTCAAACAATAGAAAAAGGTACTTACTGATATGCAATATGAAAGGCAGGATGTGAAATTGAGATGGGCGATCTTGTTTATAAGCCTCCCAGAGATGGCCCCACACTGTGGGAAATAGGCATACCTGATCGTTCTGCCGCAGAGTTCTATGTTCCCGATCCTAATCCCAAGTACATCAATAAACTCTATGTCAATCATCCAGACAGGttgattcatttttctttctcctatGATTTCAATGTAGGACCAGTGTTAATCagggaatttgaagccagaTGATCATATTTAATTGGCAGGTTTAGGCAGTATGGCTTGTGGGAAAGATATGCAGAATTGTATCCTGATAATGACTTGGTTTTCACTATTGGTGTCAGCGACTACACTAAGGATTGGTTCTATGCTCAGGTTCCCAGGTGCACTTTGGTCTTTCGTTCTTCGAGTGCTTGATCAAGCTTTCGCTGAATTTTTCATTTACCCATGAACTTCCTCAGTTTACTTTGGATTAATTTCCTTATTAGTTTTTAGCAAACTAGAAACCgtcttttttttctctgttgttGGGGAGAAAAACACTTTGTGATACTGAAAatgaataatactatatacaatcTCAGGATGGCAAGCCTCGCAAACTGttattgaaaagaaatgagactCACCTTTATAATatgagtctcatatttattcatttttttcaaaagaaagacTTACTCGtcttaaaactgtaaatatcatttctttactTAAAAAGAGTCTGAAAGTAAGATATTTAATGCACTTTTGTGCTGTATTCTTTGTATCTCAGGAAGAAGAAAGACAGTAATACATATCAAGGAACTACGTGGCAAATTAAATTTACTCTTGACAATTTGGATCCCGATGGTACCTATAAGCTGCGGCTGGCACTGGCTTCTTCCACTCTCTCTGAACTGCAGgtataaataaaacatttattaCTATTTGTTAAAACATCTTTTGTGAACTTAGGTGCATATAGATTTTCATTATTCTACATGAATTTGTATTCGAAGGTTCGGGTGAACGATCCAAAGGCAAATCCTCCTCTATTTTCGAGTGGATTGATAGGAAGGGACAACTCAATTGCTAGACATGGAATACACGGGCTGTATTGGCTTTACAATGTAGACGTACCGGGTGGTCAGCTTGTCCAAGGGGATAATACCATTTTTTTGACACAACCAAGAAGCTCCAGCCCTTTCCAAGGGATCATGTATGATTATATCCGTTTAGAGGGCCCCCCATCTTCTACTTCCCAGAAACAAGTAATGAGTCCCTTACAGTTTACAAATTAGGAAGACTGTTCAATATCTTGCATAGATTGGTGCATGCGATCGATGCTACAGCCGCAGTTTCTGAGTTTAAGTTTGTTGTTGAAAAGAAGACATGATTCATAGCATTAAGTATAATGTAGCTGAGTTTGAAATTAACCTCGTTTTGTTAAGTCGCCGCTTATTTCAAGAGCTTAATCTAAtagaaaaatgtgaatttaattacttaaaatatatttttaacacaAATATTGCACCCAACTGACACATATTAAGACCTGCTTTTGACTTATGATCAATATAATCAAGACAGAGATCAAGTTGATTACCCAACTTCTTATTCATGGAGAGTCGGAGACTCACTTTTTGAAGACCACAGAGGGTCTTTATAAATCCACTGTCTATTATGCATGTGGCATGGACGATCATGCTGTCACATGAGCATTGGCACCGATTGAAATGTTCAAAATCTTGTTCTCTGTAAACAGATTCAAGCCTTTTTGAAAAGGGACTAAATCTTTGCCTGATTACAGCTTAATagcaaataaaatcaattcttGACCATGATTGTAGCCTCACCATTACTCTTACCGTTTGTTTTCCATTTTTGTAATGTACAGCTCAAATACAATTACAATCTGTAAAAATCAAAGCCTTAATTAAGGGCCTTACTATTCCATCGCTAATGCCTATGCTAAGAATTACTATTGCTAGTTTTAGTTTTAAGTTAGGCAAGTCTTGAGtactcaatttgaaaaaaagtaaagtccatcatttaaaaaaaaaaaaaaaaattcatgttgGTCCTGAGTTGATCCACTTTTTTCAAGAAGGGTGCCCAAGATTTACATTTTGCAATCCCTAAGATTGCAAATATGATTTCTCAATTGGCATTACTCTTGAACAAAGGGAGTGCAGGGGCTTAGGGTTTGCATAGGGTAGATACAGTTTTAAGATGTGCAAGTCTCGCGCATtcctttccttttgaaaaacagcaatgttcactattaaaaaattaattttttaatgtgtattctatatttatccacttttttcaaaaaaaatacgTAGACTTGTAAATTCTaagattacaaatattatttctctttattccaatacaaaatacatgttttttttagaagacattacaaattaaatattaactATTAATTCACCAAACCATAGAACTGCCACGtttctaaatatatttgataaacCAAATCATGATTATGATCTAATTTCCTCAAATCTTTATGATCTAAATATTAAAATGCACCAACATTTACCATTACATTTATAAAGAATGAGCTCTCATTTATTTCTGTTTGGGATCAGTTACATCCATCAAGATCCCCTCAAGTTGGCGAGAATCTGACGATATCTTTCCCTCTATGATCATctccaaacatttttttttttttcaaatatcccaAATGAGCATTAATCTCATCAGAGACGGCAATTAGAAACGCGTAACTACTCAGTCCATCCTATTCTAACTCGACCCTACCATCCTTTCTCACACTCTTTTCGTGaataaatgagaaaatataGCACGCAAGCTCCTTGCAAACCTCGATCACTAAACCAAGTTCTAGGAAAAATTTGCCCCTGAACGGAGTTTTTCCTTATTCTTGAGATAGCAAGAATCCCCTGCTTTCTCAACTCATTCTTTTCCTATTTTAATCCTTTGGCCTTTGTAGATTATAGCTGTGGACTACTAAAAATCCCATCTGATTCTTCCTCTTCTTATTCCTCCTGTGatcttctctttattttttttttttctcgtatTTTACGAGACGCACGATCATCCCGTGCATAGCACCGTCCCATGCACCAAAAAACGGTGGCGATgcgtagagaaaaaaaaaaaaaaaaaaaccggtggcgacaaagaaaagataaatgatTATACGAAACAAACAAAACGAAAGCTTTGTCTCTAGTTCAAGGAAACTCGGCCTGAAAGATCCTTATCAGCCTTCACATGTCTACAATCTCTGATTGGAGTGTCAAAAAGTTAAAGATGTGCAGTCTTTACTTCTCCGAATCCTCATGGATTTGGCATTTGGCTTTCGGCAATATTATGCTCTGTGTTCTACTGAAACTCACTACACAAACACAAGTaccaaattcaaattttcatcCTCCTGTAGAAGTTCCCGGAGAGAGTAAGGCAAACCTCATGAGCATGTCATTCCCAGGGCTGCAATTACATATCGAAGATCAACATGTAAagcagttttttgtttttttgtttttgcatgAGCAAGTACATGGAAAATGCATATTGAAGTAAATACTTTTTAAGTGCAGCACGCCATTGGGATGTTGATGAGCAAATAATTTTTGCAGGTGGTGATGGACAACGGCATACTGCAGGTCAACATCTCAAATCCAGAAGGAATGGTTACGGGAATTGAGTATAATGGCATTGACAATTTGCTCGAAATTCTTAACGAGGAATCTAACAGAGGGTACAATGTCGTTTAAGCTCTTCAatctctctgttttcttttcCACTGAAATTTCTCCTTTTTGTAGGAGAGCTCTGCTCTGATATGCCCCTGATTTTACTTTATTGTAAGTAAAGATAAAGAGAATAAACCAGATGTTGAATGTGCTTTAAGTAAATCTATATGCTTTTTTTAGCAGGATTTTATATATCTGGAACATGCATACTATTTAATGTGTAACTATTTTATCAAGTTGTATGGGGACTAATAAAACATGGCTGCCACCTACAGATGCAATTCCTAACAAAATAGCAGAAgctaatttttcttctttaattaacCATGTAGATACTGGGACCTTGTGTGGAATGTTGCCGGAAGTACGGGAACGAAGGGCATATTTGACAGGTATGTTCCCTACGACTTCCTACTTTGGAACATGTTCTTGTCCACTATTATAATTGCAATTAATTCTAACTTTCTTTGTAAGATTTACATGTTATTTGGGAATAAATTTTAAGGTAGTATGAAACCTGTGGatggactggaccggaccggtcaATTTCTTTGCAGGATGGAAGGAACCAGTTTTAAGGTAATAGTGGAAAACGAAGAACAAGTAGAGCTCTCATTTACTAGACTGTGGGATCCTTCCATGGAGGGGAAGCTCGTTCCCTTGAATATAGACAAAAGGTGCATGCTTGTTCAAATTGATGTTGTTTTATTAACATTCATTGGAGTCGGTCTCTttcggttttgtttttgttttggtaggTACATAATGCTTCGTGGTTCCTCGGGCTTCTACTCCTATGCCATTTATGAGCACTTAGAGGAATGGCCTGCTTTCAACATTGATAATACCAGAATAGCATTCAAGCTTAGGGAAGACATGTAAATAAATCTTGACCCTGTCTTCTTTATTGAGGTTCAGATAGCTTGCAGTGTTACAGGATAAACAAGGCTTGAAAGTGGATAAACAGGATGTGTTTTGAATTCATAGGTTTCATTACATGGCTATAGCAGACAACAGGCAAAGATTCATGCCCCTGCCTGAAGACCGCCTACCTGACAGAGGCCAGGCCCTGGCCTACCCAGAGGCAGTCCTACTTGTTAATCCCGTGGAGCCAGATTTCAAAGGAGAGGTGTTGCCTTCTACTAATCCATACGATTATCTGCAAAAGttctcaaatatatatttcatttgatttgaaatttcaATCTTTACCACCCTCTCTTGTTTTTCTTGCCCGGTAAGTTGTATTGTGTTTTGATTTGATGCGTTACCACTCATGTGAAGGTGGACGACAAGTACCAATACGCTTGTGAGAACAAAGACAACAGGGTTCACGGGTGGATATCCAACAATCCAAGCGTGGGATTCTGGCAAATCACAGCCAGCGATGAATTCCGATCCGGTGGACCCCTCAAACAATGCCTTACCTCCCACGTCGGTCCCACCACCCTCGCTGTAAGTAATATAATTACTACTAGAGAAAAACTTGGTTTACACATAGAGGAAAGGATGTGATTAAGGTCTTTTAACAGCGTTAACTTTAACTAAAATGGCACAATCTCAGATATTTCACAGCGTACACTATTCAGGAGAGGATCTGATACTGAAATTTGGACCTAACGAGCCGTGGAAGAAGGTTTTTGGCCCcgtttttatttatcttaattcTCTGACTGATGGAGATGACCCACTTTTGCTCTGGGAGGATGCTAAGCAACAGGTCTTTCACTTCCTAATAGAACTGCAATTCTACTCAGTAAAAATCGAATTCTTTCTAcaataaaacaattatttaattaaaattagtctttttttttttaccagatGATCTATGAAGTTCAAACATGGCCCTATAGTTTTCCAGCTTCAGAGGACTTTCAATCAGCAGATCAACGGGGTAGTGTTTGCGGCAGACTCCTAATCCAAGACAGGTATATATAACTGGCCCcttttttcatctttctttattgtttctcatctgaatttatttgaggttttggaaatttgaatttttgttaTCTAGGTATATTAGTGAAGAGAACGTGCCAGGAAATTGTGCTTATGTCGGATTGGCACTCCCCGGGAATGTTGGGTCCTGGCAAAGAGAATGCAAGGTAATTTCAAATCTCTAATTGGAGCTAAGCTACATAAGATGTCATGAGACTTGAGTGCATATATATGACCCTtctattaatgaaaaaaaatgttttgctcGATCCATAATTTTATTATCCATAGTCATATTAGTTTGGAAAATGCTAGTCTTTCCACTAGCGCTCCCTTTAggattttttgttttacttaatgattaaagaagtattttttaatgatattgtaaatttttgtaaaatataaatatacatttaaaagtggtaacaaaaatatatgtgaaaaaaaaattaaataaataaataaacagatGAAATGGGCTATTGTAAACGATTGGGTATCTACAAAGGTTGCAAACTTATAGACGTGTTATTTCCAATCAGGGTTACCAATTTTGGACCAGAGCTGATGAGGATGGCTATTTCTCTATTAACAATATACGCACTGGGGACTATAATCTTTATGCATGGGTTCCCGGTGTCATTGGTGATTACCAATACGATGCTGTCATTACCATAGATTCAGGTCTTATTTCCAAACCTTTCCCTATTCCTCATGTTTTATTATCTTGTAGTGTATTTCAATAGCACTTGAAGCAGGTTGTGAGATTGATGTGGGCGATGTTGTTTATGAACCTCCAAGAGACGGGCCAACGTTGTGGGAAATAGGCATCCCAGATCGCTCTGCAGCTGAATTCTATGTCCCCGATCCTGATCCAAAGTTAATCAATAAACTTTATGTCAACCATCCTGATAAGTAATTAATGCTTTGCTTAATTAGATGCTATTTTTGCAATCATTACAAAAAATTTGGATATTAAATGCATGGTATTTTATTTTGAGTAATATTATGTATAGTCGTGAACTGTCTAAACATCGTgtaatccttttaaaaaaatagagtttattattaaaaaattaatttttttatataagtctcatatttatttattttttttcaaaataaacgTGTGGCACTTGTAAAATCACAATTGTAATACAGATATTTTTACGtgctctttatatattttattaatatgattaatcaaaataattattttatattaaaaaaaagacacAACAACTACATTGGTGAAGTATCTAAAAAGTTAACAAAAGTAAGTGCATATCGAGTCTTTATTCCGAAATAGTGGGTTgatctttttattgttttaatcaTTTATCTATTAATCGACAGATTTAGGCAATATGGATTATGGGAAAGATATTCACAACTGTATCCTGATGGAGACTTGGTATACACAATTGGGACATGCCACTATggaaaagattggttctttgcTCAAGTGACCAggttacccttttttttttatcccaatATCATGAGATTAATTTAAGAGAAGTGCTACgtgcaaaaataaattatataaaaataaatttataaattaattttatagttttatatgattcgttagatttattttataataaaaataattttataatctgacgtacTGTATCAAGACacatcaatttatgagtttacttttatataatttatttacggttaaaatatttttcttaatttaataactaTTTAGGTTTGAATGAACAAATCATTATACAAATATGCTATTTTAGCAATGCAGGAAGACAGTTAATAACACATATGAAGGAACTACTTGGCAAATTAGGTTCAAACTCGGCGTGGCCGATGAGAGTGGAACCTATAAATTACGATTAGCTCTTGCAACTGCACATGCTTCCGAGTTGCAAGTATGTAattttatgagtaatattacatacagttataaaatatataagtgtgttgtataattatttaaaaaaaataagatttaagtatttattcatttttttcaaaatgattatacgaTACTTGCACACTTACGACTGCAAGTACTTTATCATTTaccttttcaaaattatttaactAATTGAGCTTCTCCTTTTTTTCGGTAATCTTAAAAAGGTTCGGATTAATGATCCGAAGGCAGATCCTCCTCTATTTTCCAGTGGAGTAATTGGGAAGGACAATACCATTGCGAGGCATGGGATTCATGGACTTTACCGGCTGTACAATGTGGACGTACCAGGCACTCAGATACTTGAAGGAGATAATACTATTTTTCTTACACAAACTGAAGGCAGTAATCCTTTCCAGGGAGTCATGTATGACTACATTCGTTTTGAAGGTCCCGAGAAAATAATCTAACTTCACCAGTATGCATACATGGCAGATGGTATTTCTGCTTTCTATTCATTTTGGCTGCGAAATTGAATCGACCAAGTTTACTCATGAATTAGTAACATTTGTATGCCATCCAACTTCGGTTGTAGATATTTGTTTAGAGAGGTTTAAagtctacaaaaataattataaaaacatatCTATAAACTAGAGTGATTTCGTGTAATACGTCGAattataaaattgtttttattatcaaatatatttaacttgatatattaattcactttataaattttatttttatttaaatttatgcaAAATAGTCTTTGGTGAATTTTAAATGCACATCTCAATAAAATGAAAAgtcttgtttggttacacatatgagatgagataaaagttaaaaagttgaataaaatattattagaaaattattttttaaaattatttttattttaagatttgaaaacgttgaattgttttttgtattttgtttagg
This genomic window from Carya illinoinensis cultivar Pawnee chromosome 7, C.illinoinensisPawnee_v1, whole genome shotgun sequence contains:
- the LOC122315370 gene encoding rhamnogalacturonate lyase-like → MSPLGVRLHYGDHHVVLDNGILQVTLSNPEGIVTGIRYNDIDNLLEVLNDESNRGYWDLVWSSPQSIGTTGIFDVIKGTKFEVIVENDEQVEISFTRTWDPSMEGKLIPLNIDKRFIMLRGSSGFYSYAIYEHLEEWPAFNLDETRIAFKLRKDKFHYMAMADNRQRFMPLPDDRLPKRGQALAYPEAVLLVNPVEPELKGEVDDKYQYSSNNENIRVHGWISTNTDPPMGFWQITPSNEFRSGGPLKQNLTSHVGPTTLAMFLSAHYSGEDLVPKFGAGELWKKVFGPVFMYVNSGYVGDDPLQLWEEAKTQMMIEVQSWPYTFPVSEDFPKSDKRGNVRGRLLVRDSYISSDYISAIGAYVGLAPPGDAGSWQRECKDYQFWTNADEDGYFLISDIRIGDYNLYAWIPGYIGDYKYDVVVSITEGCEIEMGDLVYKPPRDGPTLWEIGIPDRSAAEFYVPDPNPKYINKLYVNHPDRFRQYGLWERYAELYPDNDLVFTIGVSDYTKDWFYAQVPRKKKDSNTYQGTTWQIKFTLDNLDPDGTYKLRLALASSTLSELQVRVNDPKANPPLFSSGLIGRDNSIARHGIHGLYWLYNVDVPGGQLVQGDNTIFLTQPRSSSPFQGIMYDYIRLEGPPSSTSQKQVMSPLQFTN